The Pseudomonas kermanshahensis genome includes a window with the following:
- a CDS encoding DNA cytosine methyltransferase yields the protein MSKPTAIDLFCGAGGLSLGLKQAGFDVRAAVEFDRLASKTYRRNLGDHLIEADIHSLDPARVLEYSGLNRGDCDLVAGGPPCQGFSIQRRGADQDARNDLVFQFLRFVDGIRPKFFLMENVSGLMSKRGKPFLDELIDRFTDLGYHTHLAKLEAAAYGTPQLRKRVILIGGLFEYGKIFKYPEEILGPDSYRTVRQAISDLPSPPLDGSPHPIVLNHAREARMSQINIERLKHIPPGGGRNDLPDHLQLPCHKNNPSHRHVEVYGRLAWDKPSGTITARFDSFTRGRYAHPVEHRSITLREGARLQTFPDDFSFDGNREEVARQIGNAVPPVLAKALGNSVIEALYSCKSNMAKGMSFNFGHESPQIQLNF from the coding sequence ATGAGTAAGCCAACTGCTATTGATCTCTTTTGTGGGGCGGGAGGGCTTTCGCTCGGATTAAAACAAGCAGGCTTTGATGTTCGCGCAGCTGTTGAGTTTGATCGGTTGGCCTCCAAGACCTATAGGCGAAACCTTGGCGATCATCTCATTGAGGCTGACATTCACTCACTGGATCCAGCTAGAGTTTTAGAATATTCGGGGTTAAATAGAGGCGACTGTGATCTTGTTGCGGGTGGCCCGCCCTGCCAAGGTTTCTCGATACAGAGACGGGGGGCTGATCAAGACGCCAGAAATGACTTGGTTTTTCAATTCCTTCGATTTGTAGACGGTATTAGGCCAAAGTTTTTCCTAATGGAGAATGTATCTGGACTTATGTCAAAGAGAGGAAAGCCTTTCCTTGATGAGCTTATAGATCGCTTTACAGATCTTGGCTACCATACCCATTTAGCAAAGCTGGAGGCTGCTGCTTATGGCACACCTCAACTAAGAAAAAGAGTCATATTGATTGGCGGGCTTTTTGAATATGGAAAAATATTCAAGTATCCGGAAGAGATTCTGGGGCCAGATAGTTATCGCACCGTTCGGCAGGCAATCTCAGACCTGCCATCACCGCCTCTAGACGGTTCTCCTCACCCTATAGTACTTAACCATGCTAGAGAGGCAAGGATGTCTCAAATTAATATCGAACGATTAAAACATATTCCTCCTGGTGGTGGGCGAAATGACCTTCCAGACCACCTTCAGTTGCCATGCCATAAAAATAATCCCTCTCATAGACATGTAGAGGTATATGGAAGATTGGCATGGGACAAACCCTCAGGCACCATTACAGCAAGATTTGATAGCTTTACTAGAGGTAGATACGCTCACCCAGTTGAACACCGTAGCATAACGTTACGAGAGGGCGCTAGACTTCAGACGTTCCCAGATGATTTTTCATTTGATGGGAATCGGGAAGAAGTTGCGCGTCAAATTGGCAATGCAGTTCCTCCTGTACTTGCAAAAGCACTCGGAAATTCGGTGATAGAGGCCCTGTATTCTTGTAAGTCAAATATGGCAAAGGGCATGAGTTTTAATTTTGGTCATGAAAGTCCACAGATTCAGCTGAATTTTTAA
- a CDS encoding integrase domain-containing protein, which yields MCAQTARLSDRQLKAVKPRDKDYVLTDGDGLQLRVRVNRSMQWNFNYRHPITKNRINMALGSYPEVSLAQARRKAVEAREVLAQGIDPKAQRNDLAQAKLAETEHTFEKVASAWFELKKDSVTPAYAEDIWRSLTLHVFPSMKSTPISEVSAPMVIKILRPIEAKGSLETVKRLSQRLNEIMTYGVNSGMIFANPLSGIRAVFKKPKKENMAALPPEELPELMLEIANASIKRTTRCLIEWQLHTMTRPAEAATTRWTDIDFERRVWTIPPERMKKRRPHSIPLSDQAMSLLEILKSHSGHREYVFPADRNPRTHANSQTANMALKRMGFQDRLVSHGMRSMASTILNEHGWDPELIEVALAHVDKDEVRSAYNRADYIERRRPMMAWWSEYIQKAATGSLLASAYGQVRDKNVVPIR from the coding sequence ATGTGCGCTCAAACAGCTCGCCTCTCCGACCGCCAGCTCAAGGCGGTCAAGCCCAGAGACAAGGACTACGTCCTCACGGATGGCGACGGCCTCCAGCTCCGAGTCCGGGTCAACCGCTCGATGCAGTGGAATTTCAACTACAGGCATCCGATCACCAAGAATCGAATTAACATGGCGCTCGGCTCCTACCCCGAGGTCTCTCTGGCGCAAGCTCGGCGGAAAGCGGTTGAGGCTAGGGAAGTACTTGCGCAGGGGATCGACCCCAAAGCTCAGCGCAATGATCTCGCACAGGCAAAGCTAGCCGAGACGGAACATACGTTCGAGAAAGTAGCTAGCGCCTGGTTCGAGCTGAAAAAGGACTCGGTCACGCCGGCCTATGCCGAGGACATCTGGCGCTCACTCACGCTGCACGTTTTTCCGAGCATGAAATCGACTCCGATCTCAGAAGTCAGCGCACCGATGGTGATAAAAATCCTGCGCCCTATCGAAGCCAAAGGCAGCTTGGAAACGGTGAAGCGGCTTAGCCAGCGCCTCAACGAGATCATGACCTACGGGGTCAATTCGGGAATGATTTTCGCGAACCCGCTTAGCGGGATTCGGGCGGTATTCAAGAAACCGAAGAAAGAAAACATGGCGGCGCTACCACCCGAGGAGCTTCCTGAACTCATGCTGGAAATAGCGAACGCCAGTATCAAGCGCACGACCCGCTGCCTGATCGAATGGCAGTTGCACACCATGACTCGCCCAGCCGAGGCGGCGACTACTCGTTGGACAGACATCGATTTTGAAAGGCGTGTCTGGACCATCCCGCCAGAGCGGATGAAGAAGCGTCGCCCGCACAGCATCCCGTTGAGCGATCAAGCCATGTCATTGCTGGAGATACTGAAGTCTCACAGTGGTCATCGGGAATACGTCTTCCCGGCAGACCGAAACCCTCGTACTCATGCCAATAGCCAGACCGCCAACATGGCATTGAAACGCATGGGCTTTCAGGACCGCTTGGTCAGCCACGGCATGCGCTCGATGGCCAGCACCATATTAAATGAACATGGGTGGGACCCGGAGCTCATCGAAGTGGCGTTGGCGCACGTCGACAAGGATGAGGTGCGCAGTGCCTACAACCGAGCCGACTACATCGAGCGACGACGGCCGATGATGGCTTGGTGGAGTGAGTACATCCAGAAGGCCGCCACCGGCAGCCTGCTTGCCTCAGCATATGGCCAAGTCAGAGACAAGAACGTGGTGCCGATCCGCTAG
- a CDS encoding DNA cytosine methyltransferase, with protein sequence MSKKGLSVGVVDFFAGCGGASYGFAHAKVPGARVEVIAGIDNDKHCCATYRRMLDHPAHELDIAGLVDEDNKTLDALIESWDLSRFDKIILIGCAPCQGFSAHRKSIVGKDHRRSLFGIFAEIATRIGPDAIFMENVPDMFSKKHWQYYAPGRDLLKSSGYFIRSRIYNFADFGLPQERFRAIMMAFRGEFNVPTPVYDYSEHKTVRDAISHFKPLAAGESDDADPMHVVSKHRAATVDILKQVPLDGGNRPLGVGPSCLDRAREKHGGYTDVYGRLAWDKPAVTITARCRTPSCGRFTHPQQHRGLSIREAATLQGFPENFVFEGPFDDKYKQIGNAVPPLVAQKMAEHMIEVLIKSHDGIQDPISDVENDIVSPIGPGFAIKINGIKKKRSNNFENAEIAPNE encoded by the coding sequence ATGAGCAAAAAAGGCCTTAGCGTCGGAGTTGTAGATTTTTTCGCTGGTTGCGGAGGTGCGAGCTACGGGTTTGCTCACGCTAAAGTTCCAGGCGCACGCGTTGAGGTCATAGCCGGTATCGATAATGACAAGCATTGTTGCGCAACCTACCGCCGCATGCTTGATCATCCCGCACACGAGCTTGATATTGCTGGGTTAGTTGATGAAGACAATAAAACTCTCGACGCGCTGATTGAGTCGTGGGACCTATCAAGATTTGATAAAATCATTCTTATTGGTTGTGCGCCGTGTCAAGGGTTCTCAGCTCACAGAAAGTCTATAGTGGGTAAGGATCACCGTAGAAGTTTGTTCGGGATTTTTGCAGAAATAGCCACTCGTATTGGTCCTGATGCCATATTTATGGAGAATGTTCCAGATATGTTCTCCAAGAAGCACTGGCAGTATTACGCGCCAGGGCGTGACTTATTAAAAAGTTCTGGTTATTTCATTCGCAGTAGAATTTACAATTTTGCCGACTTCGGACTCCCGCAAGAAAGATTTCGAGCGATTATGATGGCTTTTCGTGGAGAGTTTAACGTTCCTACGCCGGTTTACGATTATTCCGAGCATAAAACAGTTCGCGATGCTATTTCCCACTTCAAGCCACTCGCAGCTGGTGAGTCAGATGATGCTGATCCAATGCATGTTGTATCTAAGCATCGAGCCGCAACTGTGGACATACTAAAACAAGTTCCACTCGATGGCGGAAATAGACCGCTTGGCGTAGGCCCATCATGTCTGGATAGAGCAAGAGAGAAACATGGTGGCTACACCGACGTTTACGGAAGACTTGCATGGGATAAGCCAGCGGTAACAATAACGGCCCGGTGTCGGACGCCGTCTTGCGGACGATTTACTCACCCGCAGCAACATCGAGGTCTCTCGATAAGAGAGGCGGCTACTCTTCAAGGTTTTCCTGAAAATTTTGTATTTGAGGGTCCATTTGACGACAAATATAAGCAAATCGGAAATGCTGTGCCTCCTTTGGTTGCTCAAAAGATGGCAGAGCACATGATTGAAGTACTTATTAAAAGTCATGATGGAATTCAAGATCCAATTTCTGATGTCGAAAACGACATCGTGTCACCTATAGGTCCAGGTTTTGCGATAAAAATCAACGGAATTAAGAAAAAGCGCAGCAATAATTTTGAAAACGCAGAGATTGCGCCTAATGAGTAA
- a CDS encoding McrB family protein produces MIFDRWQAPDRDSPTTVGFEFKVEIGTQLDAIMRAEGKRGTLDGVVKTSSGDNLSRPRRWHKMFERMGLLYPDSDGNTQLTDLGLTIRSAQKNAAKEYRRLLAKQAISVLRKYQLRNPADILDGGRYPDHCDIHPYWALWKAAIELDGKLHWDELNRELMWVLKHSDLDAAISKIRRARLEPGYDPVTGGGPVTRLRERAYDQSSAPDDRDPSGQVRDQKTTPWFKRAGLGELLMVMPGRTGGGYWKIHDDIIDLLAQEVKSAPVYNAFETDQEWFSYFGTAESLNSSYESETHEPTVIESCKHLYELVLERHNVVFYGPPGTGKTHASLNLASEWERINGAGSVFKVTFHPSYGYEDFVQGYRPKSDNPSLFSLKNGIFLVAADQARKIEIENKKVLLVIDEINRGDISRIFGELITYIESDKRGIRCFLAQQPEADFYVPQNIYFLGTMNTADKSISLLDVAMRRRFAFVDFPPDSTAFENISTWADSVCGIPLGDILNQLNDKLSESGIESDRSIGQALLKVDASEDAPISSLRKRFEFDIIPLISEYCYLDKHRVQRVLGGLVNTDGKFPHKSDSDFMQALREWLGINDAATFSNDWLAEGDLTKSSYESSEI; encoded by the coding sequence ATGATTTTTGACCGCTGGCAGGCTCCTGATCGTGATAGCCCAACTACAGTAGGGTTTGAGTTTAAAGTCGAAATTGGCACACAGCTCGACGCCATAATGAGAGCTGAGGGAAAGAGGGGCACTCTTGATGGTGTTGTCAAAACATCATCAGGAGACAATCTTAGTCGGCCTCGACGCTGGCATAAAATGTTTGAGCGTATGGGGTTGTTGTATCCAGACTCAGACGGTAATACTCAGCTTACTGATTTAGGTTTAACGATCCGCTCAGCTCAAAAAAATGCCGCTAAGGAATATAGGAGGCTGCTGGCTAAACAAGCTATATCTGTCCTTCGTAAATATCAGCTACGAAATCCTGCTGACATTTTAGATGGCGGAAGATACCCTGATCACTGCGATATCCACCCTTATTGGGCGTTATGGAAGGCCGCCATCGAGCTTGATGGGAAACTGCACTGGGACGAGCTGAATCGAGAATTGATGTGGGTACTTAAGCATTCTGATTTGGATGCCGCCATTTCAAAAATACGAAGAGCCAGATTAGAGCCAGGATATGATCCCGTCACGGGCGGAGGGCCCGTTACTAGGCTTCGCGAGAGAGCGTATGACCAATCTAGCGCGCCTGATGACCGAGATCCTTCTGGGCAAGTCCGAGACCAAAAAACAACTCCATGGTTCAAGCGTGCAGGCCTGGGTGAGTTACTGATGGTAATGCCTGGGCGGACTGGAGGGGGATATTGGAAGATCCACGACGACATTATAGATTTGCTCGCCCAGGAAGTTAAATCGGCACCAGTTTACAATGCGTTCGAGACAGATCAGGAGTGGTTTTCTTACTTCGGGACCGCTGAGTCACTGAACAGTAGCTATGAATCTGAAACTCATGAACCCACTGTAATTGAAAGTTGTAAGCACCTATATGAGCTTGTCCTAGAGCGCCATAATGTTGTTTTCTATGGTCCTCCTGGAACAGGGAAAACTCATGCCTCATTAAATCTTGCCTCCGAATGGGAGCGGATTAATGGTGCTGGAAGTGTCTTCAAGGTTACATTTCACCCATCTTACGGATATGAAGATTTTGTTCAAGGGTATAGGCCTAAGTCTGATAATCCATCATTATTTTCGCTGAAAAATGGTATTTTTTTGGTCGCGGCTGACCAAGCTAGAAAGATAGAAATTGAAAATAAAAAAGTTCTGCTGGTGATTGATGAAATAAATAGAGGTGATATATCAAGGATTTTTGGAGAGCTAATAACTTATATTGAAAGTGATAAACGTGGCATTAGGTGTTTCTTAGCGCAGCAGCCAGAAGCCGATTTCTACGTGCCTCAAAATATTTATTTTTTAGGCACCATGAATACTGCGGATAAAAGTATTAGTCTTCTTGATGTTGCAATGAGGCGTCGATTCGCTTTTGTAGATTTTCCACCTGATTCCACAGCGTTTGAGAATATATCGACCTGGGCTGACTCTGTCTGCGGAATACCATTGGGGGATATTCTTAATCAATTAAATGATAAGTTGTCGGAATCTGGAATAGAGTCAGACAGAAGCATTGGTCAAGCACTTCTTAAAGTTGATGCAAGTGAAGATGCTCCGATATCCAGCCTCCGTAAGCGTTTTGAGTTTGATATCATCCCATTGATTTCAGAATATTGTTATTTAGATAAGCATAGAGTTCAAAGGGTCTTGGGGGGGTTGGTCAATACAGATGGTAAATTCCCCCATAAAAGTGATTCCGATTTCATGCAGGCTTTGCGCGAATGGCTAGGAATTAATGACGCTGCGACTTTTTCAAATGACTGGCTTGCCGAAGGTGATCTAACAAAAAGTAGCTACGAGTCGAGTGAAATTTAA
- a CDS encoding 5-methylcytosine restriction system specificity protein McrC — protein sequence MFAQARIDPGFHVVVEGGAEHVLMGVSHVLSDPVQRRIIQKIVDVTDIGDGKVRIKHSSRLIVGRVKIGPYTITTSPPFGADVFLLLVLYATHGELRKFNLENFSGVKVGVLKHDMFLSVMSSILVAQAESLLQGHISKAYVKKETFTKNLRGNIVWSKNFGRHPLEGLRCRVFEQDADNLLNRIVLAGLEVASTILEKTSKASAASTQLFIWRQISSKGHLLPTDFDLADRNISRLTESYRPLIQITKALVLGVTPLDLTETGSARLNDLDFSIPSLFESFLLRLLAPYAAKLGLRLVFKNADRHALIDETGKTYRKVEPDITVYKGIKPVGVIDAKFKPRYVESSPQNSSEPLGKVTNEDIYQLFFYQSRLQAVFSQSIPPRAIIIAPKLSPSDVAPPDIKSRTVVWCETNSGVSRPSLKVLPIQLQDVLKMLLHKGECEVVEECLSEIAAELKLMAS from the coding sequence ATGTTTGCTCAAGCTAGAATAGATCCAGGCTTTCATGTCGTGGTAGAGGGAGGCGCTGAGCATGTATTAATGGGGGTCTCTCACGTACTGTCTGATCCGGTTCAACGAAGGATTATACAAAAGATTGTTGACGTAACTGACATAGGTGATGGCAAGGTAAGGATCAAGCATTCTAGCCGGTTAATCGTGGGTAGGGTAAAAATTGGGCCTTACACAATAACAACGTCCCCTCCATTTGGTGCTGATGTTTTTCTATTGTTGGTGCTTTATGCAACTCATGGTGAATTGCGAAAGTTTAATCTAGAAAATTTTAGTGGTGTTAAAGTTGGAGTGCTTAAGCATGACATGTTTTTGAGCGTAATGTCATCTATATTGGTGGCTCAAGCGGAAAGCTTGCTTCAAGGGCATATTTCGAAAGCTTATGTGAAAAAAGAAACTTTTACAAAAAATCTTCGTGGTAATATTGTTTGGTCTAAGAATTTTGGGCGGCATCCGTTAGAGGGGCTAAGGTGCCGGGTTTTCGAGCAGGATGCTGACAATCTTCTCAATAGGATTGTTCTTGCCGGCTTGGAGGTGGCCTCAACTATTTTAGAGAAAACTTCAAAAGCTTCTGCTGCATCGACTCAGCTCTTTATTTGGCGCCAAATTTCATCGAAAGGCCACCTGCTTCCAACGGACTTTGATTTGGCTGATCGGAATATTTCTCGCCTAACTGAAAGTTATCGACCGCTAATTCAGATAACAAAAGCTTTGGTTCTTGGGGTAACACCTCTCGATTTAACTGAAACCGGCAGCGCCAGGCTGAATGATCTTGATTTTTCGATCCCTTCACTCTTCGAATCGTTCCTCTTGAGATTGTTAGCTCCTTATGCAGCTAAGCTGGGTCTCCGACTGGTATTTAAGAACGCTGACCGCCATGCTCTAATTGATGAGACAGGGAAAACATATCGAAAGGTAGAGCCAGATATCACTGTTTACAAGGGAATTAAACCGGTAGGCGTAATCGACGCAAAATTCAAACCTAGGTATGTAGAAAGCTCTCCCCAGAATTCAAGCGAACCTTTAGGTAAGGTCACGAACGAAGATATTTACCAGCTGTTTTTTTACCAGTCTAGGCTGCAAGCAGTTTTCAGTCAAAGCATTCCACCTAGAGCCATTATTATAGCGCCTAAACTATCGCCAAGTGATGTCGCACCCCCTGATATTAAAAGCCGGACTGTTGTTTGGTGTGAAACAAACAGTGGGGTCTCAAGACCGTCTCTAAAAGTGCTTCCTATTCAGCTACAGGATGTACTTAAGATGTTGCTTCATAAGGGTGAATGCGAAGTTGTTGAAGAGTGCTTATCTGAGATTGCTGCGGAATTGAAGCTTATGGCTTCTTGA
- a CDS encoding integrase domain-containing protein translates to MALVGRRDGRNFGYGRQLSYAGPQALKDMFGGGHYGTVKAHSDRWQAFVKWCRSERGPGINDARMIDREVLADYAAYLCDMVRRGDLAVSTAQNRLSSVNRTMSALRGDQYVKLPSPSKALGMQRIGVRQSAPQGQDRAQVKQIVDALCRDHQQRAAAIVLLARATGMRLREAILADLPRLTREANDLGRINIQDGTKGGRAGASAPRWITVDDQVQGALGFARQVSPAGSRNLIAPNESYLNVLQAIIRPARDVLHAHNLKGLHELRAAYACERYEHITQHPAPISGGQSCQINKHLDRGARMQISYELGHGRIDVVAAYIGGRS, encoded by the coding sequence ATGGCATTGGTGGGTAGACGTGATGGCCGCAATTTCGGCTATGGCAGGCAATTGAGCTATGCAGGGCCGCAGGCGCTGAAAGACATGTTCGGCGGTGGCCACTACGGTACGGTCAAGGCGCATAGTGATCGATGGCAGGCATTCGTGAAGTGGTGCCGCTCCGAACGAGGGCCAGGTATCAATGATGCGCGGATGATTGATCGGGAGGTGCTGGCCGACTATGCGGCGTACCTGTGCGACATGGTTAGGCGCGGTGACCTTGCTGTCAGCACCGCACAAAATCGCCTATCCAGCGTTAACAGGACCATGTCGGCGCTTCGCGGTGATCAGTACGTGAAATTGCCCAGTCCAAGCAAGGCATTGGGTATGCAGCGCATCGGAGTTCGCCAATCGGCTCCGCAAGGCCAAGACCGCGCACAGGTTAAGCAGATCGTCGATGCGCTTTGTCGCGATCATCAGCAACGGGCCGCAGCGATTGTTCTGTTGGCGCGAGCTACCGGCATGCGCCTGCGTGAGGCCATCCTGGCTGATCTGCCACGGCTAACCCGTGAGGCTAACGACCTAGGCAGAATTAACATTCAGGATGGCACCAAAGGTGGCCGAGCCGGGGCCTCGGCGCCACGTTGGATTACGGTGGACGACCAGGTTCAAGGTGCACTTGGATTTGCAAGGCAGGTGTCACCTGCAGGAAGCCGCAACCTGATTGCACCTAACGAAAGCTATCTGAATGTTTTGCAAGCAATCATCCGTCCTGCACGGGACGTCTTGCATGCACACAACCTCAAGGGCCTCCATGAGCTACGAGCGGCGTACGCATGTGAGCGCTACGAGCATATCACCCAACACCCCGCGCCCATCAGTGGCGGCCAATCTTGTCAGATAAATAAGCACCTAGATCGAGGGGCCAGAATGCAAATCAGCTATGAGCTTGGGCACGGTCGGATCGACGTAGTCGCGGCCTACATTGGAGGACGGTCATGA